tCTAAAATAGAACGAAAATACTTTTAGACACTGAAATGTTTaatgttttataatttaaaaaatcaaaataaaacaaaaagaattaaCTAAAACAAAGGGAAACATAAAACAActataaaaaatgtcaaaaatataatttaacattttaaaactaatGAAATGGGTTTTTAAACTAATAATGAAATGAGATTAACTTTTTCTTGGAATACAAAACCCATATCTTTTATTCTCCACGTAACCTTTTCTTGCAGAAACTATTCAAAGTATTCTCCCAAAAAATACCTCTCTGATTTTAAGTACTAGTATTCTCTAGaacaaattgaaatttatatgaCTTATTATAGTTTATGTTTGCGTTGATAGAGACATTCATGTTATCCATGTATGggtatttattctttaaaacaaaaataatttatcatagtATTTTATTTGCATACTTCAAATAAGAAAGCAACTTATTTCCAACAGAAAAAATAAGAAAGCAAAAGCCGACCATGGTCGTTTCCCTNNNNNNNNNNaattaatataattttgtttatccTATAgacatattaatatttatatgaaatagttttacatttttatggtatgtataattttttaatttaatagctAAATTTGAAAAACATGTATTAAGTAAACTGTTATTGAGCTGTGtaatattatatcaaaataatttgattttattattttgttaaaaaatcaacttttttgttatttttatgatgaaaaactTAGATTAAGAGAGCTATATTTATGTAATGCAATGACAGaactattaattttatcaaagattTACGATAGAATTTAAGTCTTAACTTACTAATTCTATATTTCAACCCATATCAATGATATCATTGTTGTGTGTGAATTAAAACCTCTATTATTTATGTCAACCATTGCttttttcataaaaagaaaACTATGTCAACCGTAATTGATAATCATGTTTCTTAATCTAATCTAAATAAGagtataaaattgaaagaaaaaaaaaatcacataaaaacttaaatattttatttgtatatagaGGTAACCATTTTATCCATTTTCAATGTTATTATTGGTCTTACACTTTAGGCCTTGAGAGATAGATAAGTTTAAAAAGAACAATAGGGTGTGGGTGTTAAATTTGAAAGCCAAACAATTTAAGGCAAGGCTTAGGGTTATGTCCACTTTTGTCCCTTACCTTCCAATACCCACTTGTCTTCACAAGGGTCCATTTTATTGTACCCTACCCTACACCTTCCTACACACACTCTCTCTCTAACTTCTAGTCATGATATTGACTCAAGTCTTCTCTCAACCCTTAATCTCTTATCCCAAAACAAACCcactaaaaatcaaaattttctcTCACTCAAATCATCATCAAAACGAAACCACTTTCAACCAAcctattaaaaataataccTACCCCTATTATTTAAGCCTCCAATTGCACCCCCAAACCAACCAAAAAAACTACTTcacttttcttcttctctcttttctcacaaacatttcatcaaacactttCTTAACTCTCATTAATTTTCCCTCGCTAAGATGACACGAGCGCTGAGAATTCTTCAATCAACAGAAAACGTCACCGCCATCGTAGTGGCGGCGCCGCCGCCGGAGGCTGTGGCTTTGGAATCAGACTTCGTGGTGATTCTTGCAGCCTTACTCTGCGCCTTGATATGCGTCGTCGGATTAGTCGCCGTCGCCCGGTGCGCGTGGCTCCGACGAGACTCCGGTGCCGGAAACTCGCCGCAGCAAGCTTTAGCTAACAAAGGACTGAAGAAAAAGGTTCTTCAATCTCTTCCGAAATTCGCCTACGTTGATAGCACCCCTGGAAAATGGTTGGCGACGTCGGAATGCGCGATTTGCTTGTCGGAGTTCACCGCCGGCGACGAAATCCGTGTGCTACCGCAGTGTGGACACGGATTCCATGTCGCTTGCATAGACACGTGGCTTGGGTCCCACTCTTCCTGCCCTTCCTGTCGGCAGATTCTGGCGGTGACGAGGTGTCAGAAGTGTGGCAGGTTTCCGGCGACCGGAGCTGAAGCCGCCGGCGTTGCAGTTAGTGAACCGGATTTGAAATCCAGAGAAGATGACAATGTCGGTGCAAATAGTAATGAGGGAGGTGTTAGTagtagtaatagtaataattcTGTAGATCACATCCACATCAGTGTAAACAGTGGGTTCTTGCcttaaaaaacacaaaataattctatttttttttttttttttttttttttgtatttatttattaggtttttaaatattaatttttgtactTTATCTTATATCCCTTCAAGGTGATCAAAAGAGATCTGAATTTGGgcaatttatttttactttgtcTTAATGCACACTCCTTGCTCTTGTGTATAGTTTAATTTAGCATTATTATTTTGACTATCACATTGTTATGAGAGAGATTGGGTTTTTACTTTTTGGCATTATTTGTGGGTTtgatataaaagttaaaaatgtaaatgataatattgattgacattatttttaataagttcttcacacaaaaaaaataaaaaattgagtaaCCTTATGATAGAGTATGGGCATTTTTTATGAgggttttatttatatattttattatatactttAGATATGGggaaataattaattgaaatgattGGAGTTTGGCcttgttaataatttaaaatgcaactttttttttacacatacATTTTCAAAGAAAGAATGAGTTAAAGAAAAAGTGTTTTAAGGGAAAACACAACTTTGCTTATCATTTggtttgcatttttttttatcaatcaatatatttgactttttttGGGCAcaataagtttaaaaaaaacagTTCATATGTTAGATATTTGTATTCCTTAGCTTGTGTTATTTATGCCTTtttcatttgaaaataaattatccGATTTTTTGAGGTAAATCTATTTAAAAGTATAAAAGAAACGTATAAGGGGAGAATAGGTGCCTCCCTCTTCTCAAACGTAACTAGTGAAAACTATCAATTGAAATTGAAGAGGTATAGAAACTAAAGACAttattccttttctttttctttctaaaacaaTATTCATTCTTTCAaatttgatataatatataaaaaataatataaatttaaaatttttaaaattgaaatagatgaatttgcaaataaaaaataaca
This region of Cicer arietinum cultivar CDC Frontier isolate Library 1 chromosome 8, Cicar.CDCFrontier_v2.0, whole genome shotgun sequence genomic DNA includes:
- the LOC101503467 gene encoding RING-H2 finger protein ATL8, coding for MTRALRILQSTENVTAIVVAAPPPEAVALESDFVVILAALLCALICVVGLVAVARCAWLRRDSGAGNSPQQALANKGLKKKVLQSLPKFAYVDSTPGKWLATSECAICLSEFTAGDEIRVLPQCGHGFHVACIDTWLGSHSSCPSCRQILAVTRCQKCGRFPATGAEAAGVAVSEPDLKSREDDNVGANSNEGGVSSSNSNNSVDHIHISVNSGFLP